The Haematobia irritans isolate KBUSLIRL chromosome 1, ASM5000362v1, whole genome shotgun sequence DNA segment TATCTTTCTCACTAGatgaatagaaattttctttactttacaaCCATGCACTTGGTTGTGGAGTTAATATTAGCTAGTTTGCCATAAGATTCCGACACCAATCTTTGATTCTTATTTTCATATTGGTCTGTTGTTTTATTTAAGTATTATTTGAAATTGACAAAAAACCCATGTCCCTCGTTTTATAATCCGTAGTACGCAATAATGATTTCgtatttaagtaaaaaaaaagtaatattaAGGCACTTGAATATGTGGaaccatattatatttatatacaacaTATGAAATGATTTGTAGGTAAAGATGAAATCTTTGTTAAACTTATTTCGCATTAATAAATATCTTTAACAACTCAATTCTTAAAATCCCAAACTTTTGCTAGTTTTtaattgcagagaaaaaaacttGCTAAAACTGTTTTTATCTGCAGTCAGCCATTGTTTGCTACTAATACcagttttttctatgggtgtcgtGATTGTAAAGAGAATTAAAATGTCGACTTTCCTactttcaaaattcaaaatttggaaaggtAAATTTTTAGACTTTTATCGAAATTTACATTTCTGAATTgtaatagaataaaatgtttattgcttaaaaataattttatatttatcttataaaaataattttatatttatcttaACAGCCAACGAAATATTCTCATAGGGAAAATATCAATCATCATCTGAAATAACACGCGATATTAAAATTGGCCATATGATTAATTAAACTTGCTTACcacttagaaaaaaattaattaaagccaTTGTTAAAAATCCCAAAGAAAATGTTACGAATTGTGCAATTCCGGCTATTTTCTGGCCATGGTGCCACAAAGCTTTCTCTCTAGGAATCACTTCGCAAATGGCAACGTATAATAATGTGCCACCAGCCAGACCCTGAATCGTAGACAGAACAGATACAGATAATACGGAACTTGGAATATTTATAAGAGCTATTCCGATTCCTATGCCTAATACCCCTCCCAAAGCGAAAAAAGATATGCTAAATAATTGGAGTTTTATATTGGACGTTGAACTTGACAGCAAACCCAAACAGAATCCCATAACAAATTTATGGCATGCCACCGCTCCAAGaaggaaaagaacctaaaataaATCTTATGATTAAAATGCATATGATCGCGTTTTTGTTCTTCGTGTTTCGAGAGACAAAGTTGTACGTCTCAATGACAAGCTTCATTATGGAAGTAGTTCCGGTTTTaacttaaaacaaatcaataaattaaaataaaggagTTATTTCTTATCATTGAAAAGAACATACCAGATTATTAAAATCTATAagttgagtactatgttcagttttcaagctgaaaaccagctcgtTTTCAcggttaatttttttagttaactaatttagaaatataaaattatttgcaatcaattccttggatcttttccatccattatttcatttcatttcataatcgtcttcataaatatatttgtacttttaatttagtgttttggtgaaaaaaccgaacatagtactcacctatagaaataaataagtcCATAAGCATCTGGCGAGGGAAATTATTTTGTGTCTTGTATGCTGATGTGACATTTTTTCTAAAGTAAAATACGATTCCACAAAAAAACCTGAAGTGGGCGTAATTTATAAATAGTCGCATTTGTTTTATATGTCCGCCAGTAGATTCTCTCGGAAAACTCGGAACAAACACGACACATTTAagcaaataaatatatgttacaTACTTTCGATGGAGAGTTTTGAACCCCAATTGCAATTCCTTCAATGGCAGAATGTAATGATAATGCAGCAAATAACCCAATAGAGGTTGATATCGACTGAGAAATTGGCTCCGTATGTCTGCCATTGGTTTCTCCCACATCACGATTGCTATTTGTTGTAAATGATTAACagttaaaatatatgtaaattttaaaactattttaCCTAAATGAGGACTGATCGTTTAATAGAGCCTGTGATTCATTCACAGCACCGTAATTGTTATTGGGCGAATGTGAATGTGAATGTTGAACAGAATCTCCAACGAAACAATGAACTAGTTCatcaatgaaataaataaataaaaaacctcCACATAGAGACATTTCAGCCCAATTGGAATTATTTTGTTTCCGCACCTATAACCATTAATCAAGTATTAtgttatttcattaaattttaacgCTTAAAAAGTTGTTACCTCGGGTAGTATATGTATCAAGGAAGTAGCTAAAAGTATTCCTGCTCCAAAACACAGCATCAAGGACTTTGTTAAGGGGAATCTTTGTCGATTTCTTTCTGATATAATGGCGGGTAACATTCCAAACAAAAAGCTTCCTAGGCCTAATACGGTCATAGCAAAGACTTTTTCCTTTGTTCCGTCGTCATTGTTCCAAAAGGGCTCGTTTAAATGTTGTAATTTAGGCCACACCAAATCAAAACTCTGTGATAAATTCATTTTGATTTCCTTCGACAAACTACATAAAAATTCTTTCGAATAAGGGAATAAGACACGCTTCGTATTACTAGTTCTTTGTTGTTAAATGAGAAGGCATCCAAGTTTAGAGATATTAAATGATCTCAAATTTCTCAACTCTTAAGTATAATCGTGAGAGGAAATGTTTGACAACTGCTTGAAGATAGCGACGACGCTAACTTTCGATAACAGAGTTATCGAAAAAGTAACAGGGTGACAGAGAGACGacaaaaactgaattaatatAAGACGGGCAGacagaatatttaatgaaatataaGTGTTTCCGGGCTTAAAAACAACGATTTATTCACAGAATATGGTAGAGAACACctttacctacaatttggtgtgCCACATATGTCACTTCAATGTTATTTAGCTTGGTTATTACTGGGTACTGGTGGTTCAGTACCAGTGGAGTCCAGGAATGGAAAAGTGTATCTGGGAAATGCCCAgacacatgtggtataccaatgcaattatgccttcggacctaACTTataatgttcgacacgagccctgtcgtccggaataactgatagactgtaaagcgcattagaattgatttccagttgAAGGAATTCACAATATATCCATAgcatataaataaaactgacgatgtgatgtacattttcatccagaagttgttggttTTTACAAttcgttgtttttaacaattttaattggttgcacttgtagtgtttcaggaaactttttcttgtcgataagccactaatttttcattggtcagcttcttaatgtttgcaagaatatagcatccaaagattttagttttctgatttagatttaaatttagtgacttctctaaagtgttgatttaatttttcatattgacttttTCATATAACTATTTGGAGCAGTTCCAGCTAATTGTCcatcattttttcatcggtcagctttttaatgttttcaagaacgtataatccataatttttgttttctgcaaagagatatacatttagtgacttccttaaagttttattccattttgtattttctctttcctatttttataaactatttggttatttgtctaaaattttccattttttatttcttgcaattgaccatgaacttcgttgcacaaatcagtattgaaaaccacatggttttttcgttgcattttatgcgctttacagattaccagttattccggacgacagtgctcgtgtcgaacatatcccatatattgtgcacattataagttaagtccgaaggcataatcgatactgctgaatgtttatgggatcgataacacatttaccgattatttagtcatcgccgacatgtcgtatcccaataaacacaggatgagcgtttttcaaatgcaacaacttttcagtttgagggtaaatataattttcaacataaattcaacttgacttgaaatagctcatcttcaatacatcttcaaattgtttgcgaattactttcaatttgccaaaatgttgacgaaatctttgaaaaggtgttgaagataatatgagaaaactttgacaaaacaataCCCTAatacgctttacagattattattccggacggaatgtcggtgtttgtaaagaatcttacagtgtgtcggatcgatcccaataaacacaaacgtttgaaaaatgctaaatttcaacaatttttcaaacattttttcaaaggattagagtaatattcaagtttagaaattgttgagaaaatcgcgttctcaacaaaaaacacattaccctcaacagtgaaattcaacacattagcaataatatctcaagtgttatcctcaaactgaaatgcatcgctactcaataatttgtcaaacaattttcgatgcgagtcaaattcaaaattaacatcgttgcaaatactttacaacctaaatttgtatgaatgatatacccacttcaaattaaaagtcaaagccaaaattctatgaattttgtataatttattcattttcattaaaataaaatgtataattcactacaataccaattgataaataataatcttattaaacatatcaacaaataagaacaaaaaaaaaaacaaacaacaaaactttaaatatcttaaacattattagtaaacacttttgcattgataaatcgatttccttccttttggtgtcataaaacagcattaaaatttattaacatgcgggcaatttgaaattaggaacgtactggaccgcgtgttagaattgatttccagcagaaggaattcacaaaatatccattttaaactgataatagcatatgaattaaactgacgatgtgatgcacattttcatccagaagttgttgatttcaacaatttgttgtttttaacaattttaattggttgcacttgtaatgtttctggaaactttttcttgtcgataagccactctttTTTCATtgctcagcttcttaatgtttgcaagaatgtagcatccaaagattttagttttctgcaaagagatttaaatttagtgacttctctaaagtgttgatttaatttttcatattgactttttcatataactatttggagcagttccagttaattgtccatcattttttcatcggtcagctttttaatgttttcaagaacgtataatccataatttttgttttctgcaaagagatatacatttagtgacttccttaaagttttattccattttgtattttctctttcctatttttataaactatttggttatttgtctaaaattttccattttttttatttcttgcaattgaccacgaacttcgttgcagaaataagtattgaaaaccacatggttttttcgttgcattttatgcgctttacagattaaggtaggtactatgttcgctttccgcagcgaaatcccatacaaaaccaaaaatgcgaaaaactaccgaaatattttttcatttgtggtactttgttttttttcgagttgaaaaactgacataaagtgcatagtccctaattagatcgtgttaaatccttccatatgttgagattagttagtttcaaaacatagcgccatttgcaatgtgaattaagaaataatttatttattcaaatgatttgtgtgaaATTACAATACAAATGTGGTTCGCActgttatttaaaaatgcaaaaagatcgattgacaaaataaaaataacttggAGTGGTATTTTCGTAATAAAGCCACCATCTAGCGGCTCCCTACTACatgatagaatagaaataatgtacataacatgaaatttatagaaaagtgttaacaaaataaagttttagttagtgaatttcattttacaatcgtttctttttactgggtatagggataataaacacaaatgctGGCCGTGCATCGTAATTATAAAGAAGGCAGTGCGATTGATGTTGCAGTACTATGGTAGCtacgaatggaatcacaagaataaattgctatgttccaaaaataaaatgcaaaaattaattatgcatatatcttgcattttatcgattcaaaacactggttgaattttataacgtgactgaaatagttataaaattatacattgggagagtataacAAGAAACATTCTCCAGTAAACCAGCCACTTTACAtctcaatgtattaatttcagtcaacgaagagttcctggtatagaacactaacatccctttgtgacgaattatcttgcgaaatataagtcgggaacagtgacttttGCTTAGGAACTACCCTTGAACGTGAGTTATAGGCTTATGTTTATTGAACAAAAAGTTTCACTTTGACTATAGCTATTGTATGGTGTACGTGTTTTAACTGGTCACCCCATGATGTTGTTCCCCCCGAGGTAAcaacattggcaaatgaaatggcgttattatcctttgtgggaaccgtggtggtgaccactggatttgaaattgctagtgaggcggcaACAGCATGGGCATAAGTACACTCCTGTCCGCTGGTATTGGAATGCGATTGTGTAGATATTGTGgacaccaacgaattaagtttgttgat contains these protein-coding regions:
- the Zip88E gene encoding zinc/iron regulated transporter-related protein 88E produces the protein MNLSQSFDLVWPKLQHLNEPFWNNDDGTKEKVFAMTVLGLGSFLFGMLPAIISERNRQRFPLTKSLMLCFGAGILLATSLIHILPEVRKQNNSNWAEMSLCGGFLFIYFIDELVHCFVGDSVQHSHSHSPNNNYGAVNESQALLNDQSSFSNRDVGETNGRHTEPISQSISTSIGLFAALSLHSAIEGIAIGVQNSPSKVLFLLGAVACHKFVMGFCLGLLSSSTSNIKLQLFSISFFALGGVLGIGIGIALINIPSSVLSVSVLSTIQGLAGGTLLYVAICEVIPREKALWHHGQKIAGIAQFVTFSLGFLTMALINFFLSDDD